In one window of Equus asinus isolate D_3611 breed Donkey chromosome 16, EquAss-T2T_v2, whole genome shotgun sequence DNA:
- the DNTTIP2 gene encoding deoxynucleotidyltransferase terminal-interacting protein 2 isoform X1 has product MTAGEPEAGKMVVTRSARLQAGVQAASAESSREKISAAERIQAHSKGRKDSPSDDQSSAESQSTRKQSPVSRTPKTRRRKSRPTSSLHEQMDRPPTDGETSEAESDCSSVSELQGPILRITRRRQILIACTPVSSARKRLKITPVNESHTEEVSEAESHVSGISRIVLPTIMTARTRSQAKSLTDPSQESHGEAVSDAESSCSDMSSFSGISTRRTTRSMQRKIQTQTGEKDDVREEKQASVAPLKEITKKNSKSLDEEAKGMTDQGKEINEKNSQLKSLSELKDASIQQLISQRHSTPQSKKTASEPSNLNCEAIMKSLAQTFAVVEVDRWDAKRKSTIKTSDLAEFDDGGHSDEEQCTVTGVSEHMNEGDIDFECEDVNRERDTDFECEDMNEERDTDFEGDTKLYKSEFNTSQDKGDSVLLVLSSDESQQSKNSENEEDTVCFVENSGQKESLNEDSENIVCDNALFVIDTTPGVSADKNFYLDEEDKASEVATEEEKEEDEKSEEESSDSDENKDSEFSDEDDLLNGTKSKLLKLTSSSIDPGLSIKQLGGLYINFNADKLQSNKRTLTQIKEKKKNELLQKAIVTPDFEKNYCVPPYRESKYQLQKKRRKERQKTAGDGWFGMKAPELTDELKNDLKVLKMRASMDPKRFYKKNDRDGFPKYFQIGTIVDNPADFYHSRIPKKQRKRTIVEELLADSEFRRYNRRKYSEIMAEKAANAAGKKFRKKKKFRN; this is encoded by the exons ATGACCGCCGGGGAGCCGGAAGCCGGGAAGATGGTGGTCACCAGGTCCGCGCGGCTTCAGGCTGGGGTCCAAGCCGCATCAGCTGAAAGCTCCCGGGAGAAG ATTTCTGCTGCTGAAAGAATTCAAGCACACTCAAAAGGCAGGAAGGACTCTCCATCTGATGACCAAAGTTCTGCTGAATCACAGAGCACGAGAAAACAAAGTCCAGTCTCTAGAACTCCTAAAACcagaaggaggaagagcagaCCTACAAGCTCATTACATGAGCAAATGGACAGACCACCTACTGATGGAGAGACCTCTGAAGCAGAGTCAGATTGTTCTTCTGTGTCTGAACTCCAGGGTCCCATTTTAAGAATAACTAGAAGGCGGCAGATCTTAATTGCCTGCACTCCAGTGTCTAGTGCTAGGAAAAGGCTGAAAATAACTCCAGTAAATGAATCTCATACTGAAGAAGTCTCTGAAGCAGAATCGCATGTTTCAGGTATTTCTAGAATTGTGCTTCCCACAATAATGACTGCAAGAACCAGAAGTCAGGCTAAATCCCTAACAGACCCAAGCCAAGAATCACATGGGGAAGCTGTTTCTGATGCTGAGTCATCATGCTCAGACATGTCTTCCTTTTCTGGAATTTCAACTAGGAGAACAACCAGGAGTATGCAGAGGAAAATACAGACACAAACTGGGGAGAAAGATGATGTAAGAGAGGAAAAACAGGCCAGTGTTGCACCTctcaaagaaataacaaagaagaaTTCTAAGAGTTTAGATGAAGAAGCCAAAGGAATGACAGATCAGGGAAaagaaattaatgagaaaaattctCAGTTGAAGAGTCTTTCTGAACTTAAGGACGCTAGCATTCAGCAGTTAATTTCTCAAAGGCATTCAACCCCTCAAAGTAAGAAAACTGCCTCAGAGCCCTCAAATCTGAACTGTGAGGCTATAATGAAATCATTAGCTCAAACATTTGCGGTTGTGGAAGTGGACAGATGGGATGCAAAAAGAAAGAGCACCATAAAAACAAGTGACTTGGCAGAATTTGATGATGGTGGTCATAGTGATGAAGAACAGTGCACAGTTACAGGTGTCAGTGAACATATGAACGAAGGGGATATAGATTTTGAGTGTGAAGATGTGAACAGAGAAAGGGATACAGATTTTGAGTGTGAAGATATGAATGAAGAAAGGGATACAGATTTCGAGGGTGATACCAAACTGTACAAGTCTGAGTTCAACACATCTCAGGATAAAGGTGATTCTGTTTTATTAGTTCTCAGCAGTGATGAAAGCCAGCAGTCCAAAAACAGTGAGAATGAAGAGGACACTGTGTGTTTTGTTGAAAACAGTGGTCAAAAAGAGTCATTAAATGAAGACTCAGAAAATATTGTATGTGACAATGCATTGTTTGTAATTGACACAACTCCTGGAGTGAGTGCTGATAAAAATTTTTACTTGGATGAGGAAGACAAGGCAAGCGAGGTTGCcactgaggaagaaaaagaagaggatgaaaaaagtgaagaagaatcATCAGACAGTGATGAAAATAAGGATAGTGAGTTTAGTGATGAAGATGATTTACTAAATGGCACAAAGTCTAAACT tctGAAGTTGACAAGCAGCAGCATAGACCCTGGTTTGAGTATCAAGCAATTGGGTGGTTTGTATATTAATTTCAATGCAGACAAACTACAGTCGAATAAGAGAACTCTAACACAgatcaaggagaaaaagaaaaatgag cttCTGCAAAAAGCCATCGTTACACCTGACTTTGAAAAAAACTACTGTGTCCCACCATATAGAGAGTCAAAGTATCAACTTCAGAAAAAACGCCGA aaagAGCGACAAAAAACAGCAGGTGATGGCTGGTTTGGTATGAAAGCTCCAGAATTGACAGATGAACTGAAAAATGATCTCAAAGTACTGAAGATGAGAGCTAGCATGGACCCAAAAAGGTTTTACAAGAAAAATGATAGGGATGGCTTCCCCAAGTACTTCCAG ATTGGAACCATTGTTGACAATCCAGCTGACTTCTACCATTCACGAATTcccaagaaacaaaggaagagaactaTTGTGGAAGAACTGCTGGCTGATTCTGAGTTCAGAAG
- the DNTTIP2 gene encoding deoxynucleotidyltransferase terminal-interacting protein 2 isoform X2 has protein sequence MDRPPTDGETSEAESDCSSVSELQGPILRITRRRQILIACTPVSSARKRLKITPVNESHTEEVSEAESHVSGISRIVLPTIMTARTRSQAKSLTDPSQESHGEAVSDAESSCSDMSSFSGISTRRTTRSMQRKIQTQTGEKDDVREEKQASVAPLKEITKKNSKSLDEEAKGMTDQGKEINEKNSQLKSLSELKDASIQQLISQRHSTPQSKKTASEPSNLNCEAIMKSLAQTFAVVEVDRWDAKRKSTIKTSDLAEFDDGGHSDEEQCTVTGVSEHMNEGDIDFECEDVNRERDTDFECEDMNEERDTDFEGDTKLYKSEFNTSQDKGDSVLLVLSSDESQQSKNSENEEDTVCFVENSGQKESLNEDSENIVCDNALFVIDTTPGVSADKNFYLDEEDKASEVATEEEKEEDEKSEEESSDSDENKDSEFSDEDDLLNGTKSKLLKLTSSSIDPGLSIKQLGGLYINFNADKLQSNKRTLTQIKEKKKNELLQKAIVTPDFEKNYCVPPYRESKYQLQKKRRKERQKTAGDGWFGMKAPELTDELKNDLKVLKMRASMDPKRFYKKNDRDGFPKYFQIGTIVDNPADFYHSRIPKKQRKRTIVEELLADSEFRRYNRRKYSEIMAEKAANAAGKKFRKKKKFRN, from the exons ATGGACAGACCACCTACTGATGGAGAGACCTCTGAAGCAGAGTCAGATTGTTCTTCTGTGTCTGAACTCCAGGGTCCCATTTTAAGAATAACTAGAAGGCGGCAGATCTTAATTGCCTGCACTCCAGTGTCTAGTGCTAGGAAAAGGCTGAAAATAACTCCAGTAAATGAATCTCATACTGAAGAAGTCTCTGAAGCAGAATCGCATGTTTCAGGTATTTCTAGAATTGTGCTTCCCACAATAATGACTGCAAGAACCAGAAGTCAGGCTAAATCCCTAACAGACCCAAGCCAAGAATCACATGGGGAAGCTGTTTCTGATGCTGAGTCATCATGCTCAGACATGTCTTCCTTTTCTGGAATTTCAACTAGGAGAACAACCAGGAGTATGCAGAGGAAAATACAGACACAAACTGGGGAGAAAGATGATGTAAGAGAGGAAAAACAGGCCAGTGTTGCACCTctcaaagaaataacaaagaagaaTTCTAAGAGTTTAGATGAAGAAGCCAAAGGAATGACAGATCAGGGAAaagaaattaatgagaaaaattctCAGTTGAAGAGTCTTTCTGAACTTAAGGACGCTAGCATTCAGCAGTTAATTTCTCAAAGGCATTCAACCCCTCAAAGTAAGAAAACTGCCTCAGAGCCCTCAAATCTGAACTGTGAGGCTATAATGAAATCATTAGCTCAAACATTTGCGGTTGTGGAAGTGGACAGATGGGATGCAAAAAGAAAGAGCACCATAAAAACAAGTGACTTGGCAGAATTTGATGATGGTGGTCATAGTGATGAAGAACAGTGCACAGTTACAGGTGTCAGTGAACATATGAACGAAGGGGATATAGATTTTGAGTGTGAAGATGTGAACAGAGAAAGGGATACAGATTTTGAGTGTGAAGATATGAATGAAGAAAGGGATACAGATTTCGAGGGTGATACCAAACTGTACAAGTCTGAGTTCAACACATCTCAGGATAAAGGTGATTCTGTTTTATTAGTTCTCAGCAGTGATGAAAGCCAGCAGTCCAAAAACAGTGAGAATGAAGAGGACACTGTGTGTTTTGTTGAAAACAGTGGTCAAAAAGAGTCATTAAATGAAGACTCAGAAAATATTGTATGTGACAATGCATTGTTTGTAATTGACACAACTCCTGGAGTGAGTGCTGATAAAAATTTTTACTTGGATGAGGAAGACAAGGCAAGCGAGGTTGCcactgaggaagaaaaagaagaggatgaaaaaagtgaagaagaatcATCAGACAGTGATGAAAATAAGGATAGTGAGTTTAGTGATGAAGATGATTTACTAAATGGCACAAAGTCTAAACT tctGAAGTTGACAAGCAGCAGCATAGACCCTGGTTTGAGTATCAAGCAATTGGGTGGTTTGTATATTAATTTCAATGCAGACAAACTACAGTCGAATAAGAGAACTCTAACACAgatcaaggagaaaaagaaaaatgag cttCTGCAAAAAGCCATCGTTACACCTGACTTTGAAAAAAACTACTGTGTCCCACCATATAGAGAGTCAAAGTATCAACTTCAGAAAAAACGCCGA aaagAGCGACAAAAAACAGCAGGTGATGGCTGGTTTGGTATGAAAGCTCCAGAATTGACAGATGAACTGAAAAATGATCTCAAAGTACTGAAGATGAGAGCTAGCATGGACCCAAAAAGGTTTTACAAGAAAAATGATAGGGATGGCTTCCCCAAGTACTTCCAG ATTGGAACCATTGTTGACAATCCAGCTGACTTCTACCATTCACGAATTcccaagaaacaaaggaagagaactaTTGTGGAAGAACTGCTGGCTGATTCTGAGTTCAGAAG